One Rissa tridactyla isolate bRisTri1 chromosome 4, bRisTri1.patW.cur.20221130, whole genome shotgun sequence DNA window includes the following coding sequences:
- the LOC128909272 gene encoding protein FAM177A1 isoform X2, with translation MEQGLSAITLYCAPAAGPAAAACAMEPEQQIANGDRGFENVELGVIGKKKKIPRRVIHFASGETMEEYSTDEEEDEQEKKDLLPPVDPTTLTWGPYLWFHMLRVATSTLSVCDFLGEKIASVLGISTPKYQYAIDEYYRMKREEEEEEHENKMSEEAERQHQEQQNKPQAEAPVQTDQPEATACTSFVNVNFENEGDCQSLGENKQDGAPVPP, from the exons ATGGAGCAGGGGCTGTCCGCCATCACCCTCTACtgcgcgcccgccgccggccccgcggctgcCGCCTGCGCCATGGAGCCGGAGCAG caAATTGCAAATGGAGATAGAGGCTTTGAGAATGTGGAGCTGGGTGTCataggaaagaagaagaaaattccaAGGAGGGTTATTCATTTTGCAAGTGGAGAAACAATGGAAGAATACAGcacagatgaagaggaagatgaacaagagaaaaaagaccTGTTGCCGCCTGTAGATCCT ACAACACTCACGTGGGGACCCTACTTGTGGTTTCACATGCTGCGAGTTGCCACATCAACCTTATCAG tgTGTGATTTCCTTGGGGAAAAGATTGCGTCTGTTCTGGGGATAAGTACACCAAAATACCAGTATGCCATTGATGAGTATTACAGAATGAAGAGAGAG gaggaagaggaggaacacgAAAACAAGATGtcagaagaagcagaaagacagcaTCAGGAGCAGCAGAACAAGCCACAAGCTGAAGCTCCTGTCCAGACAGACCAGCCTGAAGCAACGGCATGCACTTCATTTGTGAATGTAAACTTTGAAAATGAGGGAGATTGCCAGTCCCTTGGGGAAAATAAACAAGATGGAGCTCCTGTCCCTCCTTAA